A part of Plasmodium coatneyi strain Hackeri chromosome 8, complete sequence genomic DNA contains:
- a CDS encoding 26S proteasome regulatory subunit 4 — translation MGNMQGGMNNNPYGFLGKKDDKDKGKDREKKKLESAPPSHIGKRKKKKKGVTGHSKLPTVTPNTKCRLKLLKLERIKDYLLLEEEFITNQEQIKTTEDKNYVKLKIDDLRGSPMSVGTLEELIDENHGIIATSVGPEYYVNILSFVDKDLLEPGCSVLLNNKTNSVVGILLDEVDPLVSVMKVEKAPLESYADIGGLESQIQEIKEAVELPLTHPELYEDIGIKPPKGVILYGPPGTGKTLLAKAVANETSATFLRVVGSELIQKYLGDGPKLVREMFKVAEDHAPSIVFIDEIDAVGTKRYEATSGGEREIQRTMLELLNQLDGFDSRGDVKVIMATNRIDSLDPALIRPGRIDRKIQLPNPDTKTKRRIFQIHTSKMTMSPDVDLEEFVMSKDELSGADIKAICTEAGLLALRERRMKITQVDLRKARDKALYQKKGNIPEGLYL, via the exons ATGGGGAACATGCAAGGcggaatgaacaacaatcCCTACGGATttttag GCAAAAAAGATGATAAGGATAAGGGAAAAGacagggaaaagaaaaagctagAAAGCGCACCTCCCTCACATATAggcaaaagaaagaaaaaaaaaaaaggagtcaCCGGACATTCCAAATTACCAACGGTTACCCCCAATACGAAGTGCAGATTAAAACTTCTAAAGTTGGAACGAATAAAAGATTACCTCCTGTTGGAAGAAGAATTTATTACAAATCAAGAACAGATAAAAACGACggaagataaaaattatgTGAAGCTAAAAATTGATGATTTAAGAGGTTCGCCAATGAGTGTTGGAACGCTGGAAGAATTGATTGACGAAAATCATGGAATTATTGCCACGTCAGTAGGGCCAGAATATTACGTAAATATACTATCGTTTGTTGATAAGGATTTATTGGAACCAGGATGTTCAGTTCTGCTGAATAACAAAACGAATAGCGTCGTTGGAATACTGTTGGATGAAGTGGATCCATTAGTTTCTGTTATGAAAGTGGAGAAAGCTCCCCTAGAATCGTATGCCGATATTGGTGGGTTAGAATCACAAATCCAAGAAATTAAAGAAGCAGTAGAATTGCCCTTAACCCACCCAGAGTTGTATGAAGATATTGGTATTAAACCACCAAAGGGAGTTATATTGTATGGCCCACCAGGGACAGGAAAAACTCTCCTAGCCAAAGCTGTGGCAAATGAAACATCGGCAACTTTCCTAAGAGTTGTAGGTTCAGAATTAATACAGAAATATTTAGGAGATGGACCTAAGCTAGTTAGAGAAATGTTTAAGGTGGCAGAAGATCATGCACCTTCCATTGTTTTTATTGACGAAATTGATGCTGTCGGTACGAAGAGATATGAAGCGACTAGTGGAGGGGAGAGAGAAATTCAAAGAACCATGTTAGAATTACTAAACCAGTTAGATGGTTTTGATTCAAGAGGAGATGTTAAAGTCATTATGGCAACTAACCGAATTGATTCTCTAGACCCGGCCCTAATTCGACCAGGAAGAATAGACAGAAAAATACAGCTACCAAATCCGGATACAAAAACGAAGAGAAGAATTTTCCAAATCCATACAAGCAAAATGACCATGTCCCCAGATGTCGATTTGGAAGAATTCGTTATGTCCAAGGATGAGTTATCCGGTGCTGATATTAAGGCCATATGTACCGAGGCAGGATTATTAGCTCTGCgcgaaagaagaatgaaaattaCGCAGGTGGACTTGCGTAAGGCAAGGGATAAAGCACTATAccagaaaaagggaaacatcCCCGAGGGGTTGTATTTGTAA
- a CDS encoding Endonuclease translates to MTIKGFVQFVNKKIPSTIKKIDDIKSFTGKKFIIDGTFFIYKFMYVAWKHIINDKNREKKYKANDLTTHILVRQYMIKKSIELLKKQHEYFKSLKINTLYIIEDIGARYELQPVDYKCKKHVWKERDSLRKKKNLFDILNVDASKGGGTRSGDNPSGEVTPSGESTNVHCESSAKGSGEIGPSGNANPNVNPPNSASKPFGEHKNTISSMSEGKNQKKCKMEIVVDEDGIHDLFKKNIFIKINSKTANDIYNYLSLEKIPIFITKNDAEKECAIQCSHEKDIVVSDDTDALAFGAPNLIRFIMNKKKRHIINKDELLNELNINYEQFIDFCILSGCDYSAKIPGIGPVKAHNIIKKYKTIETFLESSAFNKYKNSKLFNQKLNGISMSLNDYIVNEFTYEQARKVFFNSY, encoded by the coding sequence ATGACCATTAAAGGCTTCGTCCAATTTGTGAACAAGAAAATCCCGAGCACgatcaaaaaaatagatgaCATAAAAAGCTTCACAGGAAAAAAGTTTATAATCGATGgcaccttttttatttacaaatTTATGTACGTAGCATGGAAGCATATaataaatgacaaaaatagagagaagaaatataagGCCAATGATTTGACGACACACATTCTGGTGAGACAATatatgattaaaaaaagcaTCGAATTGCTGAAAAAGCAACATGAGTATTTTAAGTCGTTAAAAATTAACACGCTTTATATTATCGAAGACATTGGGGCCAGGTATGAATTGCAGCCTGTGGATTATAAATGTAAGAAGCATGTGTGGAAGGAGAGGGATTCcctgaggaagaagaaaaatctcTTCGACATTTTGAACGTGGATGCATCCAAGGGAGGGGGAACGAGGAGTGGGGACAACCCTAGCGGGGAAGTCACCCCTAGTGGGGAATCAACAAATGTACACTGTGAAAGCAGTGCGAAGGGAAGTGGTGAGATAGGTCCAAGCGGAAACGCAAACCCCAATGTGAATCCCCCTAACAGCGCAAGCAAACCCTTTGGGGAGCACAAAAACACCATCAGCAGCATGAGCGAAGGGAAAAACCAGAAGaagtgcaaaatggaaatagtTGTTGACGAAGATGGTATTCAcgatttgtttaaaaaaaatatttttataaaaattaactCCAAAACGGCCAACGATATTTACAACTATTTGTCCCTGGAAAAGATAccaatttttataacaaaaaatgatgcaGAGAAGGAATGCGCCATTCAGTGCTCTCACGAAAAAGACATTGTCGTGTCAGACGATACGGACGCATTGGCATTTGGAGCCCCCAACTTAATACGCTTcattatgaataaaaagaaaagacacataataaataaagatgAACTGCTGAATGAGTTAAACataaattatgaacagttcatcGATTTTTGCATCCTTTCAGGGTGTGACTACAGCGCTAAAATACCGGGCATTGGGCCGGTAAAAGCGCACAACATTattaaaaagtacaaaacgATAGAAACCTTCTTGGAGTCCAGTGCTTTTAACAAGTATAAAAATTCCAAGCTGTTCAACCAAAAGCTAAACGGCATATCCATGTCGCTTAACGATTATATTGTTAACGAGTTTACATATGAACAGGCACGCAAGGTGTTTTTCAACTCCTACTGA